The window GCTTGTCGATGATCGCCAGGTCTACACCCAGGGATTTCGCCACGGCACGGGCGCGGACCACGCCGCCGATGTCCGGGGAGACGATCATCAGATTTTCGAAGCGCTGGTCTTCGATGTCATCCACCAGTACTGGCGAACCGTAGATATTGTCCACGGGGATGTCGAAGAAGCCTTGGATCTGATCGGCGTGCAGATCGACGGTGAGTACCCGGTCGATGCCGACGACGGTAAGCATGTCAGCCACGACTTTGGCGCTGATTGCCACGCGGGCGGAGCGCGGACGGCGATCCTGGCGGGCATAGCCGAAGTAGGGGATGACGGCAGTGATTCGAGAGGCCGAGGAGCGGCGGAAGGCGTCGGCCATTACCACCAGTTCCATCAGGTTATCGTTGGTTGGCGCGCACGTCGGTTGAATCAGGAAGACGTCCTTACCGCGAACATTTTCGTTGATTTCGATACTGATTTCGCCGTCGGAGAATTTACCGACAGAGGCATCGCCGAGGGGAATGTGCAGCTGACGTACGATACGTCGCGCCAGATCGGGGTTAGCATTCCCCGTAAAGACCATCATCTTGGACACGCGCAGTACCTGCCGGCTGAGGGTATACCTGGATGAGTATAGAAAATGGCAGGGGCGGCTGGATTCGAACCAACGCATGGCAGGATCAAAACCTGCTGCCTTACCGCTTGGCGACGCCCCTGTATCGTGTGTAACCCAATGCTTTTAGTCGTGCATTCACGCTGATGGCGTTAATGGCAGGGGCGGCTGGATTCGAACCAACGCATGGCAGGATCAAAACCTGCTGCCTTACCGCTTGGCGACGCCCCTACTACGACTAACTGTTACGCATTCACTTCTTGGCCAGTGTGTCGAGCTTGCGATGCAACATCGAAATGTTGCGGCCTTGAGCGACAAAACTCGGCAAAGTGGCTGGAAGTTGGCGGGCGACTTTATCAGCATCGCCCTTGTTTGGGAAGCTCCCAAACACGCAAGCACCAGTGCCAGTTAGTCTGCTTGGAACAAATTTGTTCATCAAGATCAGGGCGTTACGAACTTCTGGGTAACGCTTCTGGACAACTGGCAGGCAGTCGTTATGACCACCCCCCTCAAGAAGGCTGCGAACTTTAATGGGCGGCGTATCACGTGTCAACTCAGGGTCGGAGAAAACTTCCGCTGTGCTGACAAGGACTTGCGGAATGGCGACGAGGAACCAGGGTTCGCTGAGCTCAACCGGAGTGAGGTGTTCGCCAACGCCTTCGGCAAAGGCGGCGCGGCCGCGGACGAAGACTGGCACGTCGGCGCCGAGGCCGAGGCCGAGATTGGCCAGGCGGTCTTCATCCCAGCCGAGCTGCCACAGGTGGTTGAGACCCAGCAGGGTGGTGGCGGCGTTCGAGCTGCCACCGCCGATACCGCCGCCCATGGGCAGGCGCTTGTCCAGCCAGATGTCGGCGCCGAGCGGACAGTTGCTCTGCTGTTGCAGCTGGCGCGCGGCGCGCACGATCAGGTTGCTGTCGTGCGGCACGCCGGGGATGTCCGTGTGCAGGCGGATTTCGCCGTCGTCGCGTGGGGCGAAGCTGAGTTCGTCGCCGTAGTCGAGGAACTGAAACAGGGTTTGCAGTTCGTGATACCCATCGGCACGGCGGCCGAGGATGTGCAGCATCAGGTTGAGTTTGGCCGGCGCCGGCAGGGTCAGGGGCTTGCCGGGCATGTCACAGGCCGAGCTGGCGTGGTTGCCAGTCCTTGATCACCAGGGTCACGTCGAGATTGTGGCCGCGCAGCTTCATGCGCTCCGGCAGCCAGTAGCCATTCTGCTCGGCGTAGCTGAGGTACTCGACCTGCCAGTCGTCCTGTTCCAGGCGGGACAGGCGGCTGTCGCTGTCGAGGGTCAGCTGGCTCCGGCTGTCCGGTGCCGGCAGGCCGCGGATCCACCAGATCAGATGGGAAACCGGCAGCTTCCAGCCGAGCTGCTCTTCCAGCAGCGCTTCCGGCGAGTCGGCCTGGTAGCGGCCCTGGTTGGCGACCTCCAGCACCACGTCGCCGGCATGCCCGGTCAGGCGGGCGGCGCCGCGGCCGAGCGGGCCGGACAGGCGGATGTCGTAGTAATCCTTGCGCTGTAGCCAGAACAGCGTGCCGCTACCGGAGTCCTTAGGCGCGCGGATGCCCACTTTGCCGCTGATCTGCCAGCCATCGAGGCTGCCGGTCTGCTGCTTGTGGCTTTGCCAGCGCGCCGGATCGCCGGTGCCTTGCAGGGATTCGTGGGGGGGCAGGCCGGCACAGCCGCTGAGCAGGGCGAGCAAGCTGGCGGCAAGGAGATGACGCGCGCGCATGGGATTAGGGTTTCTCGGAGCCGGTCAGGCGCAACAGGGTGTTGCGCAGGATGCTGTTGTCGGGTTGTTCTTGCAGGGCGGTGGCCCAGACTTTCCGGGCCTCACGCTGTTTGCCGTTGGCCCACAGCACCTCGCCGAGGTGGGCGGCGACTTCCGGGTCGGGGAAGCGCTCGACGGCCTGGCGCAGCAGGCGTTCGGCTTCGCCGAGGTTGCCCTGACGGTAGTTGGCCCAGCCGAGGCTGTCGAGAATCGCCGGGTCGTCCGGGCTGAGCCGGTAGGCCTGCTCGATCAGGGCCTTGCCTTCGGCGTAGCGGGTGGTGCGGTCGACCAGGGTATAGCCGAGGGCGTTGAGGGCCATGGCGTTGTCCGGTTCACGGTCGAGGATGAAACGCAGATCTTCCTCCAACTGGCCGAGGTCGTCGCGCTTTTCCGCCAGCATCGAGCGGGTGTAGAGCAGGTTGAGGTCGTCCGGGAACTGCTCCAGCGCCTGCTGGATCACCCGCCAGGCGGCGTCGTACTGCTCGCGGTTGGACAGGGCTTCGGCTTCGATCAGGTACAGCTGGATGGCGACGTCGGGCTGGCTGTCGCGGGCCTTGGCCAGCAGCGTCGAGGCCTCGGCGCCGCGGCCGCGCTCGAACAGCAGCTCGGCCTGGCGTTGTTGTGCCGGCAGGTAATCGTTGCCGGCGCCGACCATGCCATATTCGGTCAGGGCGCTGTCGGTATCGCCCAATTGCTCATAGGCGCGGCCGAGATTGAGGTGGGCGGCATCGACATGGCTGCGGCGCTCGACCAGTTCTTCCAGGTAGACGATGGCTTCCTTCCAGGCCTTGGCTTCCAGGCACACGAGGGCCAGCGAAAAGCGCAGGTCGTCATCATCCGGGGCCTGTTGCAGCAAGGTGGTGAACTCTGCCTTGGCGTCGTCGAGGCGGTCCTGCTCGACCAGCAGGCGCGCGTAGGACAGGCGCAGGCGCTTGTCGTCGGGATGTTGCTTGATGCCTTTTTCCAGCAGCGGCAGCGCTTCCTGGCCGCGCTGCATGCTTTGTAGCAGGCGGGCGCGCAGCAGCAGCGGGGCGACATCATGGCTGGCCGCCGGCTGCTCTTCGAGCAGTTTCAGGGCTTCGTCCGGGTGACCGTCCTGCTGCAGCAGCAGGGCCTTGCCGAACAACAGTTGGCCGTTGTCCGGATACTTCACCAGCAGGCGATCGAAGCTCTGCAATAGACCGGCACGGGTATCCGCATCGGTTTCCGCGGCGGACAGGGCGAGAAAGTCGAAATGGGTGTCGCCCTGGCCTTTGAGCACGCGCTCCATGTAGGTCATGGACTCGTCGTAGCGACCGGCGCGGGCCAGCTGGATGGCGGCAGCGCGCTGGGCGTCGAGGTTGTCCGGGGCGTTCCTGGCCCAGATCAGCGCGGTGTCGAGGGCCGCCTGGTCGGCGCCGAGGTATTCGGCGATGCGGAAACCGCGTTCGGCGACGCCGGCATCCTGGGTCTTGTTGGCCTGCTCGACATAGTTGCTCAGCGCGATGTCGAAGCGGTTGCGCTGCCCGGCCAGTTCGGCGGTGAGTAGGGCATAGAGGGTGTCCTCGCTGAACGAGCCATAGACCTGCGGCTTGCTCTCGGCGGCGGTCGCGCCGGCGTCTTCGCCCGGGGGGCTGCCGGCGGGCGACGAGGGGCTCAGGGATTGGCAGCCACCGAGAAAGGCCAGGGCGGCGAGCAAGGCGAAAGATCTATTCATAGAGGAAAGGGCGACTTACCTGCGGTTGACGCATCATGACACAAGCCGGAGGGCAAACCCATGGGGCTAGGGATTGCCTGTAGTTCGGTATCAGCTTGACCCGAAGGTTAGGACAATCCGCCACAGTGGTTGTTCTCCCTCTGGCGAAGTAGGAGAATTACCGGCTTCCCGTTTTTGTCAGCGACCCTGCATGGCCTTTCTTGCCCTCGGTATCAACCATAAGACCGCCTCGGTGGAGATCCGCGAACGCGTGGCTTTCAGTCCCGAGCAGTTGGTTGAGGCCCTGCAGCAGCTTTGCCTGCGCACGTCCAGCCGTGAAGCGGCGATTCTGTCGACCTGCAACCGCAGCGAGCTGTACCTGGAGCAGGACGGCCTCAGCGCCGATCAGGTGCTGGCCTGGCTGGCCGACTATCACCAGCTTAGCCTCGATGAGCTGCGCGCCTGTGCCTATGTACATGAGGACGACTCGGCGGTGCGGCACATGATGCGCGTGGCCTCCGGGCTCGACTCCATGGTCCTCGGTGAGCCGCAGATTCTCGGTCAGATGAAGTCTGCCTTCGCCGTGGCGCGTGAGGCCGGCACTATCGGTCCGCTGCTCGGCCGGCTGTTCCAGGCCACCTTCAGCACCGCCAAGCTGGTACGCACCGACACCGCGATCGGCGAGAACCCGGTGTCGGTGGCATTCGCCGCGGTGAGCCTGGCCAGGCAGATCTTCAGCAACCTGCATCGCAGCCAGGCGCTGCTGATCGGCGCCGGCGAGACCATCAGCCTGGTCGCCCGTCATCTGCACGACCAGGGCGTCAGACGCATAGTCGTCGCCAACCGCACCCTCGAGCGCGCCAGCCAGCTGGCCGAACAGTTCGGCGCCCATGCGGTGCTGCTGGCGGACATCCCGCAGGAGCTGGTGCACAGCGATATCGTCATCAGCTCGACCGCCAGCCAGCTGCCGATTCTCGGCAAGGGCGCGGTGGAAAGCGCGCTGAAGCAGCGCAAGCATAAGCCGATCTTCATGGTCGATATCGCCGTGCCGCGTGATATCGAGGCCGAAGTCGGCGAGTTGGACGACGTCTACCTGTATACCGTCGACGACCTGCACGAAGTCATCGCCCAGAATCTCAAGAGCCGTCAGGGCGCCGCCCAGGCCGCCGAGGAGCTGGTCGCTGCCGGTACCGACGATTTCATGGTGCGTCTGCGCGAGCTGGCCGCGGTGGATGTGCTCAAGGCTTACCGCCAGCAAGCCGAACGCCTGCGCGACGAAGAACTGCTCAAGGCCCAGCGCCTGCTGGCCAATGGCGGCTCGGCCGACGAGGTGCTGGCGATGCTGGCGCGCGGGCTGACCAACAAACTGTTGCATGCCCCCAGCGTGCAGTTGAAGAAACTCTCCGCCGACGGCCGCATCGATGCGTTGGCCGTGGCCCAGGAGCTGTTTAGCCTCGACGAGGGCGATCCAAAATCATGAAAGCTTCACTGCTGAACAAACTGGACACGCTGCAGGATCGCTTCGAGGAGCTCACCGCGCTGCTCGGCGACGCCGAGGTGATCAGCGAGCAGAGCAAGTTCCGCGCCTACTCCAAGGAGTACGCCGAGGTCGAGCCGGTGGTGATGGCCTTCAGAGACTATCGCAAGGTGCAGGACGACCTGCAGGGCGCCCAGGCGCTGCTCAAGGACAGCGACCCGGAAATGCGGGCGATGGCCGAGGAGGAGGTCGACCAGGCCAAGGAGCAGCTGGTCGAGCTGGAAAGCCGCCTGCAGCGCATGCTGCTGCCCAAAGACCCGAATGATGGGCGCAACGTGTTCCTCGAGATCCGCGCCGGCACCGGTGGCGACGAGGCGGCGATCTTCTCCGGCGACCTGTTCCGCATGTACTCGCGCTATGCCGAGCGCCGTGGTTGGCGGGTCGAGGTGCTCTCCGAGAACGAGGGCGAGCACGGCGGCTTCAAGGAAGTCATCGCCCGTGTCGAGGGCGACAATGTCTACGCCAAGCTCAAGTTCGAGTCCGGCGCCCACCGCGTCCAGCGCGTGCCGGAGACCGAGTCGCAGGGCCGCATCCACACCTCCGCCTGCACCGTGGCGGTGTTGCCGGAGCCGGACGAACAGTTGGCCATCGAGATCAATCCGGCCGACCTGCGCGTCGACACTTACCGTTCCTCCGGGGCCGGCGGTCAGCACGTGAACAAGACCGACTCGGCGATCCGCATCACCCACATTCCCAGCGGCATAGTCGTCGAGTGCCAGGAAGAGCGCTCGCAGCACAAGAACCGCGCCAAGGCCATGGCCTGGCTGGCGGCCAAACTGCAGGACCAGCAGGACGCCGCCGCGCACAAGGAAATCTCCGAGACGCGCAAGCTGCTGGTCGGCTCCGGCGA is drawn from Pseudomonas cavernae and contains these coding sequences:
- the hemA gene encoding glutamyl-tRNA reductase, giving the protein MAFLALGINHKTASVEIRERVAFSPEQLVEALQQLCLRTSSREAAILSTCNRSELYLEQDGLSADQVLAWLADYHQLSLDELRACAYVHEDDSAVRHMMRVASGLDSMVLGEPQILGQMKSAFAVAREAGTIGPLLGRLFQATFSTAKLVRTDTAIGENPVSVAFAAVSLARQIFSNLHRSQALLIGAGETISLVARHLHDQGVRRIVVANRTLERASQLAEQFGAHAVLLADIPQELVHSDIVISSTASQLPILGKGAVESALKQRKHKPIFMVDIAVPRDIEAEVGELDDVYLYTVDDLHEVIAQNLKSRQGAAQAAEELVAAGTDDFMVRLRELAAVDVLKAYRQQAERLRDEELLKAQRLLANGGSADEVLAMLARGLTNKLLHAPSVQLKKLSADGRIDALAVAQELFSLDEGDPKS
- the lolB gene encoding lipoprotein insertase outer membrane protein LolB; translated protein: MRARHLLAASLLALLSGCAGLPPHESLQGTGDPARWQSHKQQTGSLDGWQISGKVGIRAPKDSGSGTLFWLQRKDYYDIRLSGPLGRGAARLTGHAGDVVLEVANQGRYQADSPEALLEEQLGWKLPVSHLIWWIRGLPAPDSRSQLTLDSDSRLSRLEQDDWQVEYLSYAEQNGYWLPERMKLRGHNLDVTLVIKDWQPRQLGL
- the prfA gene encoding peptide chain release factor 1; amino-acid sequence: MKASLLNKLDTLQDRFEELTALLGDAEVISEQSKFRAYSKEYAEVEPVVMAFRDYRKVQDDLQGAQALLKDSDPEMRAMAEEEVDQAKEQLVELESRLQRMLLPKDPNDGRNVFLEIRAGTGGDEAAIFSGDLFRMYSRYAERRGWRVEVLSENEGEHGGFKEVIARVEGDNVYAKLKFESGAHRVQRVPETESQGRIHTSACTVAVLPEPDEQLAIEINPADLRVDTYRSSGAGGQHVNKTDSAIRITHIPSGIVVECQEERSQHKNRAKAMAWLAAKLQDQQDAAAHKEISETRKLLVGSGDRSERIRTYNYPQGRVTDHRINLTLYSLDEVLAGGVDAVIEPLLSEYQADQLAALGD
- a CDS encoding ribose-phosphate pyrophosphokinase; its protein translation is MSKMMVFTGNANPDLARRIVRQLHIPLGDASVGKFSDGEISIEINENVRGKDVFLIQPTCAPTNDNLMELVVMADAFRRSSASRITAVIPYFGYARQDRRPRSARVAISAKVVADMLTVVGIDRVLTVDLHADQIQGFFDIPVDNIYGSPVLVDDIEDQRFENLMIVSPDIGGVVRARAVAKSLGVDLAIIDKRREKANQSEVMHIIGDVEGRTCILVDDMVDTAGTLCHAAKALKEHGAAKVFAYCTHPVLSGRAIENIENSMLDELVVTNTIPLSAAAQACNRIRQLDIAPVVAEAVRRISNEESISAMFR
- a CDS encoding tetratricopeptide repeat protein, which codes for MNRSFALLAALAFLGGCQSLSPSSPAGSPPGEDAGATAAESKPQVYGSFSEDTLYALLTAELAGQRNRFDIALSNYVEQANKTQDAGVAERGFRIAEYLGADQAALDTALIWARNAPDNLDAQRAAAIQLARAGRYDESMTYMERVLKGQGDTHFDFLALSAAETDADTRAGLLQSFDRLLVKYPDNGQLLFGKALLLQQDGHPDEALKLLEEQPAASHDVAPLLLRARLLQSMQRGQEALPLLEKGIKQHPDDKRLRLSYARLLVEQDRLDDAKAEFTTLLQQAPDDDDLRFSLALVCLEAKAWKEAIVYLEELVERRSHVDAAHLNLGRAYEQLGDTDSALTEYGMVGAGNDYLPAQQRQAELLFERGRGAEASTLLAKARDSQPDVAIQLYLIEAEALSNREQYDAAWRVIQQALEQFPDDLNLLYTRSMLAEKRDDLGQLEEDLRFILDREPDNAMALNALGYTLVDRTTRYAEGKALIEQAYRLSPDDPAILDSLGWANYRQGNLGEAERLLRQAVERFPDPEVAAHLGEVLWANGKQREARKVWATALQEQPDNSILRNTLLRLTGSEKP
- the ispE gene encoding 4-(cytidine 5'-diphospho)-2-C-methyl-D-erythritol kinase, whose protein sequence is MPGKPLTLPAPAKLNLMLHILGRRADGYHELQTLFQFLDYGDELSFAPRDDGEIRLHTDIPGVPHDSNLIVRAARQLQQQSNCPLGADIWLDKRLPMGGGIGGGSSNAATTLLGLNHLWQLGWDEDRLANLGLGLGADVPVFVRGRAAFAEGVGEHLTPVELSEPWFLVAIPQVLVSTAEVFSDPELTRDTPPIKVRSLLEGGGHNDCLPVVQKRYPEVRNALILMNKFVPSRLTGTGACVFGSFPNKGDADKVARQLPATLPSFVAQGRNISMLHRKLDTLAKK